The Misgurnus anguillicaudatus chromosome 15, ASM2758022v2, whole genome shotgun sequence genome has a window encoding:
- the ube2na gene encoding ubiquitin-conjugating enzyme E2Na has translation MAGLPRRIIKETQRLLAEPVPGIKAEPDEGNARYFHVVIAGPQDSPFEGGTFKLELFLPEEYPMAAPKVRFMTKIYHPNVDKLGRICLDILKDKWSPALQIRTVLLSIQALLSAPNPDDPLANDVAEQWKSNEAQAIETARTWTRLYAGNNIEV, from the exons ATGGCAGGGTTGCCCCGCAGGATCATTAAG GAAACGCAGCGTTTGTTGGCAGAACCAGTGCCCGGTATTAAAGCAGAGCCGGATGAAGGGAATGCTCGCTACTTCCATGTGGTCATCGCCGGACCTCAAGACTCCCCCTTTGAGGGAGGAACTTTTAAACTTGAACTCTTTCTTCCTGAAGAATATCCCATGGCAGCTCCGAAAGTACGATTCATGACCAAAATATATCACCCTAATGTAGACAAGCTGGGAAGAATATGTCTAGATATTTTGAAAG atAAGTGGTCTCCAGCCTTGCAGATCCGCACAGTGCTGCTATCAATCCAAGCATTACTAAGTGCTCCCAACCCTGATGATCCTCTAGCAAATGATGTCGCAGAGCAGTGGAAGAGTAACGAAGCTCAAGCCATAGAGACAG CCCGAACATGGACCAGGCTTTACGCCGGAAACAATATTGAAGTCTAG
- the c1qtnf13 gene encoding complement C1q tumor necrosis factor-related protein 4: MKFLHMLRSAGVMLWRPGKSCSSILGLLIYLGYVTAHIPPFPTGSAFSATRSSSVLGGTRQAITFDRLLVNIGDDFNPDTGRFRCHLAGAYYFSFTVGKFPKKMLSVMLVKNGMEVQAMAYNGYRNEGRKVHSQSVMISLKPMDTVHLLLHESPKYAIYSNVGPYITFSGYLVYPDPTSSVSYLSNHLSPPGLHLPGCPPFVDHYYDWKRKVAHEEPRSAFSVARTSSTKGESKGQRKREALTFDVEYVNIGGHFNKTSGRFTCHFPGAYFFAFTVGKHPHRVLSVKLMTGSGEVKAMVFDDDTSRKREMQSQSLMLPLRRGDSVWLYSQQDEGYAVYSNQGRYTTFSGFLIYPNGESMDRNFLRP, translated from the exons ATGAAATTTCTCCATATGCTTAGATCAG CTGGTGTGATGTTATGGCGACCAGGGAAAAGTTGTTCATCTATACTGGGTCTTCTCATCTACCTGGGATATGTCACTGCCCACATTCCTCCATTTCCGACAGGTTCGGCCTTCTCTGCCACACGTAGCAGCAGTGTATTAGGTGGCACTCGGCAAGCTATAACCTTTGACCGTCTCCTGGTTAACATTGGTGATGACTTTAACCCAGATACGGGTCGTTTCCGGTGCCACTTGGCTGGAGCATACTACTTCTCATTCACGGTCGGAAAGTTTCCAAAAAAGATGCTGTCGGTCATGTTGGTGAAGAACGGGATGGAGGTGCAAGCCATGGCGTACAACGGATACCGGAATGAGGGCCGCAAAGTGCACAGTCAAAGTGTGATGATCAGTCTGAAGCCCATGGACACGGTTCACCTGCTACTACATGAGAGCCCCAAGTATGCCATCTACAGCAATGTCGGACCATACATAACATTTAGCGGTTATCTCGTCTATCCAGACCCAACATCCTCTGTGAGCTATCTCAGTAACCACCTGTCTCCTCCAGGGCTTCATCTTCCTGGATGTCCTCCCTTTGTAGACCATTATTACGATTGGAAAAGGAAAGTGGCCCATGAGGAACCACGGTCTGCCTTTTCAGTTGCCAGGACATCGTCAACAAAGGGGGAAAGCAAGGGTCAGCGCAAAAGAGAAGCTCTCACATTTGATGTGGAGTATGTGAACATAGGGGGTCATTTCAACAAAACATCCGGACGCTTCACCTGCCATTTTCCCGGCGCGTACTTCTTTGCATTTACCGTGGGGAAGCACCCTCATCGGGTGTTGTCTGTCAAGCTGATGACAGGTAGTGGAGAGGTGAAGGCCATGGTGTTTGATGATGACACGTCTCGGAAGAGAGAGATGCAGAGTCAGAGTCTAATGTTGCCACTGAGAAGAGGAGACAGTGTTTGGCTGTACAGTCAACAGGATGAAGGCTATGCTGTTTACAGCAACCAAGGACGCTATACAACCTTCTCTGGTTTCCTCATCTACCCTAATGGTGAATCCATGGACAGAAATTTCCTGAGACCCTGA